Proteins co-encoded in one Gehongia tenuis genomic window:
- a CDS encoding polyprenyl synthetase family protein yields the protein MTFKERQTQYIEAFDQSLAEWREHQIGDIPERLLSAMCYSLFAGGKRVRPVLLLATVDMLEGDLDEAMEFAMALEMIHTYSLIHDDLPAMDDDDLRRGRPTNHKQFDEATAILAGDALLSEAAAIMLRACRKSENKMAAIQAMEEIMEGAGARGMIAGQMEDLMASEKAGNEKLLERIQSLKTACLLTAPLVSGGILAGAPLGSLVSLREYGQCLGVCFQMVDDILDVVGSAEEMGKNPASDAKKDKLTYPAFIGLDETRKRVEQWTNWGVEALQGFGDRGWFLRDMILTLAARTK from the coding sequence ATGACCTTTAAAGAGCGGCAGACCCAGTATATTGAGGCCTTTGATCAAAGCCTCGCCGAGTGGCGGGAACACCAGATTGGGGACATCCCGGAGCGGTTGCTTTCGGCGATGTGTTACAGTCTTTTTGCTGGAGGCAAGCGTGTCCGGCCGGTACTGCTTTTAGCCACGGTGGACATGCTGGAAGGCGATCTTGACGAGGCTATGGAGTTTGCCATGGCCCTTGAGATGATTCACACCTATTCGCTGATCCATGACGATCTGCCCGCCATGGACGACGATGATCTTCGCCGGGGCCGGCCCACCAACCACAAGCAGTTCGACGAGGCCACCGCCATTCTGGCGGGGGATGCTCTGCTGAGTGAAGCCGCGGCGATCATGCTGCGGGCCTGCCGCAAGAGCGAAAACAAGATGGCCGCCATCCAGGCTATGGAGGAGATCATGGAGGGTGCCGGAGCCAGAGGCATGATTGCGGGCCAGATGGAGGATCTAATGGCTTCGGAAAAGGCCGGTAACGAGAAACTGCTGGAACGGATTCAGAGCCTCAAGACGGCCTGCCTTTTGACAGCGCCACTGGTTTCCGGCGGCATCCTTGCCGGCGCGCCTTTGGGAAGCTTGGTTTCTCTTCGGGAGTACGGCCAATGCCTCGGCGTATGTTTCCAGATGGTGGACGACATCCTGGACGTGGTGGGCAGCGCCGAGGAGATGGGCAAGAATCCCGCCTCCGATGCGAAAAAGGATAAGCTCACCTACCCCGCATTTATTGGGCTGGATGAGACCCGGAAACGGGTGGAGCAGTGGACGAATTGGGGCGTTGAAGCCTTGCAGGGCTTTGGCGACAGGGGCTGGTTTTTGCGGGATATGATTTTAACGCTGGCAGCGCGGACCAAGTAA
- the dxs gene encoding 1-deoxy-D-xylulose-5-phosphate synthase, with protein MSTILENVNFPEDIRGLNQAQLTQLCKEIRELIINTVLQNGGHLASNLGTVELTLALHLAFNTPKDKILWDVGHQTYTHKIITGRKSEFRQLRQNDGLSGFPKPSESVYDTFGTGHASTAISAALGVARARDLRHEDYQVVAVVGDGALTGGMCFEGMNDAGHSKNRIIIILNDNKMSIAPNVGALSTYLTRLRADSSYHRFKDGLSGFLKHVPLVGKPLAKGLETLKNSIKYSVLPGALFEEYGFQYLGPVDGHNIKELCKIFKRAKTMEDPVLIHVITQKGRGYENAELDPQRYHGVAPFFLEKKTVDEEHALSFSTAFGLGVTRLAQMDERIVAVTAAMTDGTGLRPFQQTFPERFFDVGIAEEHAVTMAAGMASQGLRPFVAVYSTFMQRAYDQIIHDVCLQKLPVTFGIDRCGPVGEDGETHHGIFDISYLRSMPNLTIVSPQSPAELMEVLKLYDRIQGPLAIRYPKGYGPAKAPAPKIVPGRWDVLREGADGMILAVGQMVPIALEAARLLADDGYAVGVCHARFIKPLDEAMLSRLINRSGWIFTLEDNVLAGGFGSAVLEYLEQRDAKLHIQCFGFPDTFLPQMTIDSLFDQYGLTPEKLKNTMEYYLELEGKGICNDAG; from the coding sequence ATGAGTACAATTTTGGAGAATGTGAACTTTCCGGAGGATATCCGGGGGTTGAACCAGGCCCAGCTTACCCAGCTGTGCAAAGAGATTCGTGAGCTGATTATCAATACCGTTTTGCAAAACGGCGGCCACCTCGCCTCCAATCTGGGCACGGTGGAACTTACATTGGCGCTCCATTTGGCCTTCAATACGCCCAAGGACAAAATTTTATGGGATGTGGGGCATCAGACCTACACCCATAAGATCATCACCGGCCGCAAAAGCGAATTCCGGCAGCTGCGGCAGAATGATGGCCTGAGCGGTTTCCCCAAGCCCTCTGAGTCAGTCTATGATACCTTTGGAACAGGCCACGCCAGCACCGCTATCTCGGCGGCTTTGGGGGTCGCAAGAGCCCGGGATCTCAGACATGAGGATTACCAGGTGGTGGCGGTGGTGGGCGACGGGGCGCTCACCGGCGGCATGTGTTTTGAAGGCATGAACGATGCGGGTCATTCCAAAAATCGAATCATCATCATCCTCAATGACAACAAGATGTCCATTGCGCCCAATGTGGGTGCGCTGTCCACCTATCTGACGCGGCTGCGTGCGGATTCCTCCTATCACCGCTTCAAAGATGGTTTGAGCGGTTTCCTGAAGCATGTGCCGCTGGTGGGAAAGCCCTTGGCTAAAGGCCTCGAGACGCTGAAAAACAGCATCAAATACTCCGTGCTCCCGGGAGCACTCTTTGAAGAATACGGCTTTCAGTATCTTGGACCGGTGGACGGTCACAACATCAAAGAGCTGTGCAAGATCTTTAAACGGGCCAAGACCATGGAGGATCCGGTTCTCATCCATGTCATTACGCAGAAGGGCCGGGGCTATGAGAATGCGGAGCTGGACCCCCAAAGATACCATGGAGTGGCGCCCTTCTTCCTGGAGAAAAAGACCGTGGACGAGGAACACGCACTCAGCTTTTCCACCGCTTTCGGGCTTGGCGTAACCCGCCTTGCTCAGATGGATGAGCGCATCGTGGCCGTGACCGCGGCCATGACCGATGGAACGGGCCTTCGCCCCTTCCAGCAGACCTTTCCTGAGCGCTTCTTTGACGTGGGCATTGCCGAAGAGCATGCCGTCACCATGGCGGCAGGCATGGCTTCCCAGGGCCTTCGGCCCTTTGTGGCGGTCTATTCCACCTTCATGCAGCGGGCCTATGATCAGATCATTCACGACGTATGCCTGCAAAAGCTGCCCGTTACCTTTGGGATCGATCGATGCGGCCCGGTGGGCGAGGACGGGGAGACGCACCATGGCATTTTTGATATCTCGTATCTTAGGTCCATGCCCAACCTGACCATTGTATCCCCGCAAAGCCCCGCTGAATTGATGGAAGTTTTGAAGCTTTACGATCGAATTCAGGGCCCGCTTGCCATTCGCTACCCCAAAGGCTACGGCCCGGCCAAAGCGCCGGCGCCCAAGATTGTGCCGGGCCGGTGGGATGTGCTGAGGGAAGGTGCCGACGGGATGATTTTGGCTGTGGGCCAAATGGTGCCCATCGCCCTTGAGGCGGCCCGGCTGCTGGCGGATGACGGCTACGCCGTGGGGGTATGCCACGCCCGGTTTATCAAGCCCTTGGATGAGGCCATGCTGAGCCGGCTCATCAACCGTTCCGGCTGGATCTTTACGCTGGAGGATAATGTGCTGGCCGGCGGTTTTGGTTCAGCCGTTTTGGAATATCTCGAACAGCGGGATGCCAAACTCCACATTCAGTGCTTTGGCTTTCCCGACACCTTCCTGCCCCAGATGACGATTGACAGCCTGTTTGATCAATATGGACTGACTCCGGAAAAGCTGAAAAATACCATGGAATACTATCTGGAACTGGAGGGGAAAGGGATTTGCAATGACGCAGGCTAA
- a CDS encoding NAD(+)/NADH kinase → MPTIGIFVNLQKDRYLDVTRQLVDELTHQQADFYLETSIAAALQIPEFGMEEEELYRNCQVLMALGGDGTILGVARRAAPIGIPIAGINLGRMGFLTEIEIGDLKKVVRQILAGRYEVEHRMMLAAKVTGPNRPEPLEIQCAMNDLMVTRHSVNRMLRVVLEANNGLLDRFSGDGVVIASPTGSTGYSLSAGGPIVDPLLPCMVVTPICAHTLHSRSMVLSRDEEIRIRAARPEEAMLLMVDGQESYAIFPGDEIAVARSPYEALFLRLQARDFYSLVRNKLWEWSQ, encoded by the coding sequence ATGCCCACAATCGGAATTTTTGTCAATTTGCAGAAGGACCGCTATTTGGATGTGACCCGTCAGCTCGTGGATGAGCTCACCCATCAGCAGGCGGACTTTTATCTGGAAACTTCCATCGCGGCCGCCCTTCAGATACCCGAGTTTGGAATGGAAGAGGAGGAGCTGTACCGAAACTGCCAGGTGCTCATGGCCCTTGGCGGAGACGGCACGATTCTTGGCGTAGCCCGAAGAGCCGCGCCCATCGGCATTCCCATCGCCGGGATCAATCTTGGCCGAATGGGTTTTCTGACGGAGATCGAGATTGGTGACCTCAAAAAGGTGGTCCGGCAGATTCTGGCGGGCCGCTACGAGGTGGAACACCGTATGATGCTGGCGGCCAAGGTCACAGGGCCAAACCGCCCCGAACCCCTGGAGATCCAATGCGCCATGAACGACCTGATGGTGACCCGTCATTCGGTCAACCGCATGCTGAGGGTGGTCCTTGAAGCCAACAACGGACTGTTGGACCGTTTTTCCGGGGATGGTGTGGTGATCGCATCGCCCACCGGCTCGACGGGGTATTCCCTGTCCGCCGGCGGACCTATCGTGGACCCGCTTTTGCCCTGCATGGTGGTCACGCCCATCTGCGCCCATACCCTGCATTCAAGAAGCATGGTGCTCTCCCGCGACGAGGAGATCCGAATCCGGGCGGCGAGGCCGGAGGAGGCCATGCTGCTCATGGTGGACGGGCAGGAAAGCTACGCGATCTTCCCGGGCGACGAAATTGCCGTTGCCCGATCCCCATACGAAGCTTTGTTCCTTAGACTGCAGGCACGGGATTTCTATTCCCTGGTCCGCAACAAGTTGTGGGAGTGGAGCCAATAG
- the spoIVB gene encoding SpoIVB peptidase, with the protein MRETWKKRLGITLAALVTLLNFSAPVQLIKNIPDELRVLDGQSYAINFNLPGGIEVKGENVEVVGSTAGQTLAEVNDGHTPLELKSSGSSGQLELSLFGILPLKTIDVKVIESQSLLVGGQSIGVTLYTRGALVVGTAEITDENGDLHNPAQEAGLLPGDVIISAEGMTIEDSEHLSQIISNSKSESIPLTVERNGETLEISITPVKDMLDDTMRLGIWVRDSTAGVGTLSFCDPTTMKFGALGHAITDLDTGTTLTVKDGEIMHSRILDVTKGERGQPGELKGTFLDNQEVMGSISKNTQFGLYGTCYDLPENPIYPDPLPIGVQSMVTAGPATILTTLDDEGIKEYDCEIVEVNRQSKPTAKGMVVKITDKDLLERTGGIVQGMSGSPIIQNGRIVGAITHVFINDPTRGYGIFIEWMLSEANSE; encoded by the coding sequence ATGCGGGAGACTTGGAAGAAACGTTTAGGCATAACGCTGGCAGCGCTGGTAACGCTGCTTAATTTTTCCGCCCCGGTGCAGCTCATCAAGAACATTCCGGACGAGCTGCGCGTGCTGGACGGTCAATCCTATGCCATCAATTTTAATCTGCCCGGCGGGATCGAAGTCAAGGGTGAAAACGTCGAGGTGGTGGGCTCCACTGCCGGACAAACCCTGGCCGAAGTGAACGACGGTCATACGCCGCTGGAGCTCAAATCAAGCGGCAGTTCGGGACAGCTGGAGCTGTCCTTATTCGGCATACTGCCTCTCAAGACCATCGATGTGAAGGTCATCGAATCCCAGTCCCTTTTGGTGGGCGGCCAGTCCATTGGCGTCACGCTGTATACAAGGGGCGCTTTGGTGGTGGGAACCGCGGAGATCACCGATGAGAATGGCGATCTGCATAATCCCGCCCAGGAGGCCGGACTTTTGCCGGGTGACGTGATTATCTCCGCGGAGGGGATGACCATTGAGGATTCCGAGCACCTGTCTCAAATCATATCCAATTCCAAAAGTGAAAGCATACCGCTGACGGTTGAACGAAACGGTGAAACGCTGGAGATCTCCATTACGCCGGTCAAGGACATGCTGGACGACACCATGCGTCTTGGCATCTGGGTGCGGGACAGCACGGCAGGTGTGGGTACGCTGTCCTTCTGTGATCCCACCACCATGAAATTTGGCGCACTGGGCCATGCCATCACCGATCTTGACACGGGAACCACCCTCACGGTAAAGGATGGAGAGATCATGCATTCCCGGATCTTGGATGTGACCAAAGGCGAACGCGGGCAGCCCGGCGAACTCAAAGGGACCTTTTTGGATAACCAAGAGGTGATGGGCTCCATCTCCAAAAACACCCAGTTTGGCCTATACGGCACCTGCTATGATCTTCCGGAAAACCCCATCTATCCGGACCCCCTGCCCATCGGCGTACAGAGCATGGTGACCGCCGGACCTGCCACCATTTTGACCACTCTGGACGATGAAGGCATCAAGGAGTATGACTGCGAAATCGTGGAGGTGAACCGTCAGAGCAAACCCACCGCCAAGGGCATGGTGGTCAAGATCACCGACAAGGATCTTCTGGAGCGCACCGGCGGCATCGTGCAGGGGATGAGCGGCAGTCCCATCATCCAGAACGGGCGGATTGTGGGCGCCATAACCCATGTGTTTATCAACGATCCCACCCGAGGCTATGGCATCTTCATCGAATGGATGCTGAGCGAAGCCAACAGCGAATAG
- a CDS encoding TlyA family RNA methyltransferase: MTQAKGERLDVYLAETGLAASREKARALIMAGEVYVNNEPAAKPSLLITEKDEVRIKAQLPYVSRGGLKLEKAMVAFPIDLQDKICIDIGASTGGFTDCMLQKGARKVYSVDVGYGQLDYKLRTDPRVVVMERTNARFLSQDTVPDPIEFASIDVSFISLKLIFPALHGLMAPDGHCVALIKPQFEAGREKVGKNGVVRDAAVHREVISGTLDAAQDLGFYPLGLTYSPIKGPKGNIEFLVYLAINPEKSMEFDVETILREAHSLA, translated from the coding sequence ATGACGCAGGCTAAAGGCGAAAGACTGGATGTATACCTGGCGGAAACGGGGCTTGCTGCCAGCCGCGAAAAGGCTCGGGCGCTCATCATGGCGGGTGAGGTCTATGTCAATAATGAACCCGCCGCCAAGCCGTCCCTCCTGATCACGGAAAAGGATGAGGTCCGCATCAAGGCCCAGCTTCCCTATGTCAGCCGCGGAGGATTGAAGCTGGAGAAAGCCATGGTTGCTTTTCCCATCGATTTGCAGGACAAAATCTGTATCGATATCGGCGCTTCCACCGGCGGTTTCACCGACTGCATGCTGCAAAAAGGAGCCCGCAAAGTCTATTCGGTGGATGTGGGCTATGGTCAGCTGGACTATAAACTGCGCACCGATCCCCGGGTGGTGGTGATGGAGCGGACCAACGCCCGCTTTTTAAGCCAGGATACCGTGCCCGATCCCATTGAGTTTGCCAGCATCGATGTATCCTTCATCTCCCTGAAGCTCATCTTTCCCGCGCTGCACGGCCTCATGGCTCCGGATGGGCACTGTGTGGCGCTCATTAAGCCGCAATTTGAAGCGGGACGGGAGAAGGTGGGCAAGAACGGTGTGGTTCGGGATGCTGCCGTTCACCGGGAAGTGATCTCTGGAACTTTGGACGCCGCCCAGGATTTGGGATTTTATCCACTGGGTTTGACATATTCACCGATTAAGGGCCCCAAAGGCAACATCGAATTCCTGGTTTATTTGGCGATAAATCCCGAAAAATCAATGGAATTTGACGTGGAAACAATTTTAAGGGAAGCGCATAGTTTGGCTTGA
- the recN gene encoding DNA repair protein RecN, with the protein MLFHLAIRDIALIEHLEIDFAPGLNVLTGETGAGKSIIIDAVNLAIGGRAERELIRNGQTKASVDAAFEVDERHIADLMKASGIELEDSTVILSRQIAMNGRNLCRINGQMVPLSLLRAVGERLLDIHGQHEHQYLMDAGRHIGFLDAQGDDAFRAQLAKVAELYASWRAAVQKLKKLRENQAERARRLDILSFQISEIEEAALSSGEEEELSRQRLLLQNSERISSALNEAYHFIYASSDMPALTAVQEAMDAFDTIAAMDDAFEAMKTRISEVYYQLEDISLELRPMRESMELDPQELDGVEERLELIRKLERKYGRNIDEVLAFLADAREQYEGLIHLDEDLETLGAECDRREKELYAASLALSKAREKLARRLEKAVLKQLQELDMGKSRFEVRDRRPGGPEEASNAYTASGFDEIEFYISTNPGEPLKPIAKVASGGELSRLMLAIKTVAAEVDEVETLIFDEVDTGISGTTGQKVALKMSEIAAYRQVISVTHLPQIAAMADEHLSVQKTSDDVKSSVCVASLDEDGKIREVARLAGGLLNEAGLRHGRELILNAKALKAQKT; encoded by the coding sequence ATGCTTTTTCATCTGGCCATCAGGGATATTGCCCTAATCGAGCATTTGGAGATCGACTTTGCGCCCGGTCTCAACGTTCTCACCGGGGAAACCGGCGCAGGCAAATCCATCATTATCGATGCTGTAAACTTGGCCATTGGCGGGCGGGCGGAGCGTGAGCTCATTCGTAACGGCCAAACCAAGGCCAGTGTGGACGCCGCTTTTGAAGTGGATGAACGGCATATTGCCGACTTGATGAAGGCGTCGGGGATTGAACTGGAGGACAGCACGGTCATTCTCTCCCGGCAAATCGCCATGAATGGCCGGAATCTTTGCCGTATCAACGGTCAGATGGTCCCGCTGTCCCTGCTTAGGGCGGTGGGCGAGCGGCTGCTCGACATTCACGGCCAGCATGAACATCAGTACCTGATGGATGCCGGAAGGCATATCGGATTTTTGGATGCCCAGGGCGATGACGCTTTCCGGGCGCAGCTGGCCAAGGTGGCGGAGCTTTACGCGTCCTGGCGGGCCGCAGTGCAAAAGCTGAAAAAACTGCGGGAGAATCAGGCTGAGCGCGCTCGGCGTCTGGATATCCTTTCCTTTCAGATCAGCGAAATCGAAGAGGCGGCTCTCTCCTCCGGGGAGGAGGAGGAACTGTCCCGCCAGCGGCTTCTGCTGCAAAACAGTGAGCGGATTTCCTCCGCGCTTAACGAGGCCTATCATTTCATCTATGCCTCCAGTGATATGCCCGCCCTCACGGCGGTGCAGGAGGCCATGGACGCTTTTGATACCATTGCCGCCATGGACGACGCCTTTGAAGCCATGAAAACCCGGATCAGCGAGGTCTACTACCAGCTGGAGGATATCTCCCTTGAGCTTCGCCCCATGCGGGAGAGCATGGAGCTCGACCCCCAGGAGCTGGACGGTGTGGAGGAGCGATTGGAGCTCATTCGCAAGCTGGAACGAAAATACGGCAGGAATATTGACGAGGTGCTCGCCTTCTTAGCCGATGCACGGGAACAGTATGAGGGTCTCATCCATCTGGATGAGGATTTGGAAACGCTGGGCGCGGAATGTGACCGGAGGGAAAAGGAGCTCTATGCCGCTTCCCTCGCGCTCTCCAAGGCCCGGGAAAAATTGGCGCGCCGTCTGGAAAAAGCTGTTTTAAAGCAGCTTCAGGAACTGGATATGGGAAAGAGCCGTTTTGAGGTGAGGGACAGACGGCCCGGCGGGCCTGAGGAAGCTTCCAACGCTTACACCGCTTCCGGCTTTGATGAAATTGAGTTTTATATTTCCACCAACCCCGGCGAACCGCTGAAACCCATAGCCAAGGTGGCTTCCGGCGGTGAACTCTCTCGGCTTATGCTGGCCATCAAGACGGTTGCCGCCGAGGTGGACGAGGTGGAAACGCTTATCTTTGACGAGGTGGACACGGGCATCAGCGGCACCACGGGACAGAAGGTTGCCCTCAAGATGTCCGAAATTGCCGCCTACCGCCAGGTGATCTCGGTAACGCATCTGCCTCAGATCGCGGCCATGGCCGATGAGCATCTTTCGGTGCAAAAAACGAGTGACGATGTTAAATCCAGTGTATGTGTGGCGTCGCTGGACGAGGATGGTAAAATACGGGAAGTGGCTAGGCTGGCCGGCGGTCTTTTGAATGAGGCCGGGCTCCGGCACGGACGGGAGCTTATTTTAAATGCAAAGGCGCTCAAAGCCCAGAAAACCTAA
- the xseA gene encoding exodeoxyribonuclease VII large subunit yields the protein MKGYVFQVSELNEYVRILLGQDPNLSHMWVEGEISNFKRHSSGHLYFSLKDSAAQVKCAMFKQNAWTLDFKPRDGMAVRAFGSVGLYPRDGQFQLYVEAMQPAGVGNLYEAFERLKGKLDKEGLFDADHKKPLPYLPRKVGVVTSPTGAAVRDIIRVLHRRFDNMDIVLKPVKVQGSGAAEEIARAIEELNGCPGVDVIIVGRGGGSIEDLWAFNEEVVARSIYASQVPVISAVGHETDYTIADFVADVRAATPSMAAELAAPVKDELMAGLMESRQRLRSAMGRRLDLMRERLERLKQSTGLTRPLDKVWMHRQQVDGLVRMLQAHQSARSFKAKNDWEKLHGRLLALGPESVLKRGYAMVLDLEGRPVMRAADAAAGNTVEVRWQDGARKARIEPMGEE from the coding sequence ATGAAGGGTTACGTCTTTCAGGTATCCGAACTGAATGAATACGTGCGTATCCTGCTGGGACAGGACCCCAACCTGAGCCATATGTGGGTGGAGGGGGAGATCTCCAATTTCAAGCGCCATTCCTCCGGCCACCTGTATTTTTCTTTGAAGGACAGCGCAGCGCAGGTGAAGTGCGCCATGTTTAAACAAAACGCCTGGACTCTGGACTTTAAGCCGAGGGACGGCATGGCTGTCCGCGCCTTTGGATCGGTGGGACTCTATCCCCGGGACGGTCAGTTTCAGCTCTATGTGGAAGCCATGCAGCCAGCGGGCGTGGGCAATCTTTATGAGGCGTTTGAGCGTTTGAAGGGCAAACTGGATAAGGAGGGTCTGTTTGATGCGGACCATAAAAAGCCTTTGCCCTATCTGCCCCGGAAGGTGGGAGTGGTCACAAGCCCTACCGGGGCGGCGGTCAGGGATATCATTCGAGTGCTGCACCGTAGATTTGACAACATGGATATCGTGCTGAAGCCGGTGAAAGTGCAGGGCAGCGGCGCAGCGGAGGAGATTGCAAGAGCCATTGAGGAGCTGAACGGCTGCCCCGGCGTGGATGTGATCATTGTAGGCAGAGGCGGCGGGTCCATTGAGGACCTTTGGGCTTTTAACGAGGAGGTTGTGGCCCGAAGCATCTATGCCTCGCAGGTGCCCGTCATCTCCGCGGTGGGCCATGAGACCGACTACACCATCGCGGATTTTGTGGCCGATGTCCGGGCCGCAACGCCTTCCATGGCGGCGGAGCTCGCGGCGCCGGTCAAGGATGAGCTGATGGCGGGCCTAATGGAGAGCAGACAGCGCCTGCGCTCCGCCATGGGACGCAGGCTGGATCTCATGCGGGAAAGGCTGGAACGGCTGAAACAGTCCACCGGGCTTACCCGGCCTCTGGATAAGGTGTGGATGCACCGCCAGCAGGTGGATGGGCTCGTGCGCATGCTGCAGGCCCATCAGAGCGCCCGATCTTTCAAGGCGAAGAACGATTGGGAAAAGCTCCATGGACGGCTGTTGGCGCTGGGGCCCGAGTCCGTACTCAAGCGGGGCTATGCCATGGTGCTTGATCTGGAGGGCAGGCCGGTCATGCGCGCAGCGGATGCGGCGGCAGGTAACACGGTTGAGGTGCGCTGGCAGGACGGCGCACGAAAAGCCCGGATTGAACCGATGGGGGAAGAATAG
- a CDS encoding divergent PAP2 family protein, with protein sequence MSIFQNHLLIAAVLGWFFAQSIKFFLTWFQERRIDWTRIMGAGGMPSSHSSFVCALATSAGLNCGFASAAFAISTAFALIVMHDAQGVRQDAGKQAAVLNEIMDYFEEHLGWKDQKLRELIGHTPFQVIAGAVLGVAVSIIYQQLI encoded by the coding sequence ATGAGTATTTTTCAAAATCACTTGCTGATTGCAGCCGTTCTGGGATGGTTTTTTGCTCAATCCATCAAGTTTTTTCTGACCTGGTTTCAGGAAAGGCGGATTGATTGGACCAGAATCATGGGTGCGGGCGGGATGCCCAGCTCCCATTCCTCCTTTGTGTGCGCTCTGGCCACCTCAGCCGGGCTCAACTGCGGCTTCGCATCCGCGGCCTTTGCCATATCCACCGCCTTCGCTCTCATCGTCATGCACGATGCTCAGGGCGTCCGTCAGGATGCGGGAAAGCAGGCTGCCGTTCTTAACGAAATAATGGACTATTTTGAGGAACATTTGGGCTGGAAGGACCAAAAGCTTCGGGAGCTTATTGGACACACGCCCTTTCAGGTGATTGCCGGTGCTGTTCTTGGCGTAGCAGTTTCTATTATTTACCAGCAGCTTATTTGA
- a CDS encoding exodeoxyribonuclease VII small subunit has protein sequence MQDKMEMSFEQALTELEKVVLELEGGQLSLDESIACYEKGMKLSKICQQKLDESESKVAKLIGRQETLFEETDDDL, from the coding sequence ATGCAAGACAAAATGGAAATGAGCTTTGAGCAAGCTTTGACGGAGCTTGAAAAGGTGGTTCTTGAACTTGAGGGCGGCCAGCTGAGCCTGGATGAATCCATTGCCTGCTATGAGAAGGGTATGAAGCTGTCCAAGATCTGCCAGCAAAAACTCGATGAAAGCGAATCCAAGGTGGCCAAGCTGATCGGCCGCCAGGAAACCTTGTTTGAGGAGACGGACGATGACCTTTAA
- a CDS encoding arginine repressor, protein MKTERHAAILDIIQSKDIETQEDLAEELRNHNIAVTQATVSRDIKELRLIKVMGANKRYKYAANTRANAVQMERLVRLFKESTVSVDAASNLIVIKTLSGSANAAASVVDAMHITGIIGCIAGDDTILVILKEVSQVESALQQFKEMMK, encoded by the coding sequence ATGAAAACAGAACGTCATGCTGCTATTTTGGACATCATTCAATCAAAAGATATTGAAACCCAGGAGGATTTGGCGGAAGAACTGCGAAATCACAATATTGCAGTGACGCAGGCCACCGTATCCCGGGATATCAAGGAGCTTCGCCTTATCAAGGTGATGGGGGCGAACAAACGCTATAAATATGCCGCCAACACTCGGGCGAATGCGGTGCAGATGGAACGCTTGGTGAGGCTTTTCAAGGAATCCACCGTGAGCGTGGATGCCGCAAGCAATCTCATCGTCATCAAGACCCTGTCGGGAAGCGCCAATGCCGCGGCCTCTGTGGTGGATGCCATGCATATTACGGGGATCATCGGCTGCATCGCCGGCGACGATACCATTCTGGTCATTCTAAAAGAGGTGAGCCAGGTGGAATCCGCCCTGCAGCAATTCAAAGAGATGATGAAATAG
- the folD gene encoding bifunctional methylenetetrahydrofolate dehydrogenase/methenyltetrahydrofolate cyclohydrolase FolD, translating into MSAQIIDGKKVSKDVREELKAKCEDLKAKGVEPCLAVVLVGDDPGSQVYVRNKERGCAEVGIKSIAYRLDAGITQQTLLELVDKLNRDPAVHGILVQLPLPKHLDEKEVLRLIDPKKDVDGFHVVNAGSLFTGEGGGFVSCTPQGIMRLIASTGVSIEGKNAVVIGRSNIVGKPMAMLLLNANATVTVCHSRTKNLKEIAKGADILVVAIGRPEFVTGDMIKSGAVVIDVGMNRVDGKLKGDVKFDEAKEVAGYVTPVPGGVGPTTITMLLSNTLQAAEAQG; encoded by the coding sequence ATGAGTGCACAAATCATTGATGGTAAAAAGGTTTCCAAGGACGTCCGCGAGGAACTGAAGGCAAAATGCGAAGATCTTAAGGCAAAGGGAGTCGAACCCTGTCTTGCCGTGGTGCTGGTGGGCGATGATCCCGGCTCACAGGTGTATGTTCGCAACAAGGAACGGGGCTGCGCTGAGGTGGGCATCAAATCCATCGCCTATCGTCTGGACGCCGGCATCACCCAGCAGACGCTGCTTGAACTGGTGGACAAGCTCAATCGCGATCCCGCCGTTCATGGCATTTTGGTGCAGCTTCCCCTGCCGAAGCATCTGGACGAAAAGGAAGTGCTCCGGCTCATCGATCCCAAAAAGGACGTGGACGGCTTCCATGTGGTGAATGCGGGGTCCCTTTTCACCGGGGAAGGCGGCGGCTTTGTATCCTGCACGCCCCAGGGCATCATGCGGCTGATTGCGTCCACCGGCGTTTCCATTGAAGGGAAAAATGCCGTGGTCATTGGCCGCAGCAACATTGTGGGCAAGCCCATGGCCATGCTGCTTTTGAACGCCAATGCCACGGTGACTGTGTGCCATTCCCGCACGAAGAATTTGAAAGAGATCGCAAAGGGCGCCGATATTCTGGTGGTTGCCATCGGCAGACCCGAATTTGTGACGGGGGATATGATTAAATCCGGCGCCGTGGTCATCGATGTGGGCATGAACCGGGTGGATGGCAAACTGAAGGGCGACGTCAAGTTTGACGAGGCCAAGGAGGTTGCCGGTTACGTTACGCCCGTGCCCGGCGGTGTTGGGCCCACCACCATCACCATGCTCCTTTCCAATACCCTGCAGGCGGCGGAAGCCCAAGGATGA